A single region of the Silene latifolia isolate original U9 population chromosome 8, ASM4854445v1, whole genome shotgun sequence genome encodes:
- the LOC141594113 gene encoding uncharacterized protein LOC141594113, which yields MGSTIFGRREPNNINNIELSILGGYLNIHCEGPFTLNTAYLTAQYFQTQGEKTTGTIVCGGIATFLAHSLFPALPRDLQYIDGDRYLSLASMTSQTWLTSDYRTSKIDSSLSVDLPCTTLPRLTPLRTVAQGVRPPPLPEYHLPILPPPALAASKKRRRHETEEGSTPSASGQPSTATPTPTPTSTPAPDQTQTQSVLPANFVPPPPFEASSVMDLGCRDGLLLEIAERQARMERDLALTLFPLYEDHMRRHCPIPEGWPHPSFYRYPAEGYPESASEEEEEDEDPAAAATRAQEEQRRRREQEEDPDYTVTVEDVRDDEADE from the coding sequence atgggaagtactatttttggccgaagggagccaaacaacatcaataaCATCGAGCTCTCCATtttgggcggttacctgaacatccactgcgagggtccctttaccctcaacacTGCCtatttgaccgcccagtacttccagaCTCAGGGAGAGAAGACCACGGGCACTATCgtttgcggtggcatagccacctttcttgcccATTCTCTCTTCCCTGCCTTGCCTCGTGACCTACAGTATATAGATGGAGATAGGTACCTGAGCCTAGCTTCTATGACCTCTCAGACCTGGCTGACTTCAGATTACCGGACTTCGAAGATAGATAGTTCCTTGTCCGTGGACCTTCCTTGCACCACCCTCCCTCGTCTAACCCCTTTGCGTACTGTTGCACAGGGCGTCCGACCACCACCTTTACCCGAGTACCACCTACCTATCCTACCACCTCCTGCCTTagccgcttctaagaagcggcgtagacatGAGACCgaagaggggtccacaccttctgcGAGTGGCCAGCcttccacggccactcctacCCCGACCCCTACTTCTACTCCCGCgcctgaccagacacagacacagtcggtcctaccggctaattttgtacctcctccaccctttgaagcgtcctcggtcatggacctagggtgccgtgacggtttgttgcttgagattgcagagagacaggctcgtatggaaaGGGACTTAGCTCTCACTTTGTTCCCACTATACGAGGACCACATGAGGCGACACTGTCCcattccagagggttggccacacccttccttctaccggtacccagcagAGGGGTATCCGGagtctgctagtgaggaggaggaggaggacgaggacccggcggcGGCCGCAACGAGAGCTCAggaggagcagaggaggaggagggagcaggagGAGGATCCGGACTACACGGTGACAGTGGAGGACGTGCGTGACGACGaggctgatgagtag